Below is a genomic region from Besnoitia besnoiti strain Bb-Ger1 apicoplast, complete sequence, whole genome shotgun sequence.
ATTACCTGAAAATATCTTTATTTGTGGATATAATTATAATAACTTATATAAAAATTTAAATTTAAAAAATTTTCTTATTATAAGTATTATTGATATAAATAACGAAAATATGTTAAAAAATATTTCAATTAAAATTCTAGGTAATAGTCAAAATTATCTTGCAATTAAATTTATTTTTAATATTTTATTAACAGCTTTATTACATGGTAGTTTATTTAATAAATAAATTTAATTAAATAAAATTGTTTTATTATTCAAAAAAACATAAAAAATGAAATTAACATAAATAAAATGTTTGAATATATATATGTTAATTTTATATTAAAATATTTATATTTAATTTCTTTTTTTTTTTTATTACTAATATAATGTTTTTTTAATGTTTTTAATATTTGTTGAGCTATATAATTTTTATTTTTAGAATAAATAATAATCATTATTAATATTAATATATTAAATTTTAATAAATTTAATTAATTAAGAGAGAATGGGATTTGAACCCACGAAAATTTTTTTGTCTAATTTCAAGTTAGATGCATTAAACCGCTCTGCCATCTCTCTATTAATATTTAAATATAATTATTATAAAGTTTTTTTAAACAATATAATAAACGATAACAAATTTTTTTAGTAAAAAAATTTCCTATTTTTATATTTTGTAAAAATTTTTTAACTTTAAAAATATAAATTTTTTTTTTAATTATATAAAAACCTATTTTTTTATGCTTATAAGATTTAGATATAAAATGTGTAGTTTTCTTATAAAAAAATTTAATTTTTTTTAACATTATAATATAATTTTAATTAATAAAATATTTATAAAATTAAAAATTAAAAAGCAAATAACGAGATTCGAACTCGTATCTTTAACTTGGAAGGTTCTTATTTTAACCTTTAAACTATATCTGCAATAATAATAATAAATAAATAATTATATTATAAGTATTTTAAAGAATAATTAATATTAAATGTTTTTTTATTTAAAAAGATTGAAAAGATAATAATACGATTAAAAGAAAAATTAATTAATAAATCACTAATAGGTTTTTCAATAATTAATTCTAATAAACGTTTTAATGGACGTGCACCGTATAATGGATGATAAGCTAATTTTGCTAATAATGTTTTTAAAGTCGGATCAATATCTAAAAAAATTGGAATTTGATTATTATATAATTTTAAATGAATATTCTTTAAAAATTTATTAATAATATATTTTAAGAAATTTATATTTAAAGGTTTAAATATAATAATATCATCTAATCTATTAAGAAATTCAGGTTTAAAATAATTTTGTATAGCAGATTGTACTTTATTAGATAAAATCTTATAATTTTCTTTAGATAACTGTTCTCCAGATTTTAAAAATTTTAATTCATAAGAATTTGTAGGAAATCCTAAATTACTAGTAAAAAATATTAATGTATTTGAAAAATCTACACATTTTCCAAGAGAATCAGTTAATTTTCCATCATCTAAAAGTTGTAACATAATATTATTTATATCTTTATGTGCTTTTTCAATTTCATCAAATAATAAAACTGCAAAAGGTTTTTTAGCTATAGCTTCTGTTAATAATCCACTTTTTCCATAACCTACATACCCTGGAGGTGCTCCAATTAATTTAGAAAGTGAATGTTTTTCCATAAATTCACTCATATCAAATCTAATTAAATCTGTTTCAGATCCAAATAAAAATTTAGCTAATAATTTAGCTAATTCTGTTTTTCCTGTTCCACTAGGACCGCATAATAACCAACTACCTATTGGTTTATTAGTTTGTTTTAATCCAGTAAAAACTCTTTTTAATGGTATTAAAATTTTAGAAATTGCTAAAGGTTGTCCAAATAAAGATTTTTGTAAATTTTTTTTTAATGCTAAAATATCAAAATTTGTTTTTTTGCTTGTTTTATTAAATAACAGATTTGTTGATAAATTTATTAATTTTACTAAAGATTTTTGAATATCTGATACTGTAAGATTTTTATTAGTTTTAACTACAGTAAATTTTTGATTTATAGACATCTTAGAACAAGCATTATCTAATAATCAAATACTTTTTAATAAAGTTTTATGTTGTTTAATATAAGTTTGACTATAGTATAAAATAGATTTTAATATTTTAAAAGAAATAAAACAATTATAATATTTTTCAAATAAATTACTTTTTTTTAATAAAATTTTAAAAATTTCTTTATTAGAAAGTTCTTTAATATGAATTTTTTCAAATAAAAAATTTAATTCTTGGTTTGTAGTATATTTTTTTTCAATATCAATAATATTATTACTTAAACCAATTAATTGAAGTTTATTTTGTTTTATATAATTAAAGAATTTAATTAATAGTGAATATGATTCTAAATTTTGATATAAATTAGTGTTATTATAATATATATTAAATAATAAATCTATTTGAGGGCATACTAAAATAATATTATTATTTTCTTCTATAAATTTAAAAAAATTTTTAATATATGTAGTATTAGTTTTAATATATTTTAAGAAATTAATAATATTAAATAATCATAAATTTTTAGATATATTATTAAATTTTAATTTAAATTTATCTATAAAAGAAATAAATTTTTTAATAATAGAATTTTTACCAATTCCAAATTCTCCTAATAGAATTGGATTACGTGTAATTTTACGATTTAATATTTCATATAAATATAAACAATCTTTTTTTCTATTAATAATATTATAAAAATTAGATTTATTTTGTAATATTTTAATTAAATTATTAAAATGTAGATTATTAATAGATTTATTTTTAAATTTAAAAATTATATTATTAATTAGATTAAATTTATATGAATTTATTTTAAATAAATAGATTGCTATATATTTAAATAAAATAAATTTATGTTGTAATAAATATTTACTTAAATTTCAAGTATTAATAGTATAAGATGTATTTAATTTATTTAAGAAATTAACTAATGTGTATGAAAATAAAATATTAGAAGATAATTTAGCTTGTTTAAAATTAGTCTTTATATATAGTTGTAAAAATTTTAATAAATTTTTTTTTCCTATAATGATATTAAATAAATTAGATTGTAAAATTAAACTACAAATTATATGAAAAAAAGTAATATAAATATTTTTAAATAAAGAAGTTAATATTTTTGAATAAAATAAAATATTAATAACTTCTTTAGTACATTTAAAAGAAAAATTAGGAATAGAAGTAATTATATTCATTAGAATATTAATTTTTTTTATTAAATAAAAATTTGACTTAATTATAAATTAAAATGTAAAAAATTCATATAAAAATTATAAAAAATATAATTTTTTTTTTTAAATCTAATAAAATTTAAATTTAATAAATTATTTTTAAATTTTTTTTTAATACAAATACTAAAATTTTTTTGTAATTGTATCTTTTGAAAATCAAAAGGAAAAGAATAAAAAATAAAATAATTATTAGATAATTGTTGAAAAAAGTATTTAGAATAAATTTTTTTAAAAAAATTAAAATTAAAATATAATTTTTTTTTATTTGATTTATTTAATGTAAAAAATAATTTTGTTAAAAATATATATTTTTTAAAAAGCATAAGTTAAGATAAAATTATATAATTTATTGCTTTATAAGATAGAAAGCCAAAGTAATAATATTTTATAATTATTTTTTTTAAATATTTTTTACATATAAAATTCTTATTTTTATTATAAGAAGGTTTAATAAAATATTTTTTTAATATAGTTTGAAATTTTAAAAGATTTAAACAGATCATTTTGTTTTTTAATTAATATGATAAAAAGAATTTAATGTAGCTTTAACTGTTTTACAAATATCAATATTTGATTTAGGAAATAATTGGATTTGTTTTAAAAATGAAAATTTTTTTATTAAAAATTTTTTATTATTTTTTTCAAAAATTTTTTTTAATTTAGTATTAAAGAAAAAAGATGTATATATAGTATTAAATTTTAATGTATAAGATTTATCATTATATATAATAATATGTAAAGGTAAAAAAATATTCTTTTTAAATTTAACACGTTTATTATATTCTTGACAAAAAAAATTTACATTAATTCCTATAGGCCCTAAAATAGAACTTAATGATGAAAAAAAACTAGTTAATTCTGTATGTAAAATTAATTTTATTATTTTTAATTTAAATTTTGCCATTTTACTTAAAAAATTATAATATATAATATAAACAATAAATAGTCACGTTTTGAAAGAGTTGAACTTTCACCTTAGATTTTGGAGACCTTTATTCTACCATTAAACTAAAAACGTAATTATTTTTTTTATTTATTTTAAAAAGAAAGGATTCGAACCTATGTATCTCGGAATCAAAATCCGTTGCCTTACCACTTGGCTACTTTTTAAGATTAAAGATAGTAATATTATTATATATTAAGTTGAAATAGCTCAATGGTAGAGCAAAGGACTGAAGATCCTTAAGTTATCAGTTCAATTCTGATTTTCAACATTTTTTTAATCTACTTTTATAAAATTAAAAATTTTATTATTTCAATTAGATAATTGTTTTAAATAAAAATATCTTAAATTTAAATAAAAATTTTTTTGTTTTTTTATTTTATTTTTTTTATTAAATAGAAGAATTTTTTTATTTTTATTCATAATATAATAATAATTTTATTATTTTATAATATCAGTGATTATACCTGCTCCTATAGTACGTCCTCCTTCTCTAATAGCAAATCTAATTCCTTTTTCAATTGCAATAGAATAAATTAATGTAACAGTTAATTTAACTCTATCTCCAGGAAGAATCATTTTTGTATTAGTTTCTTTTGTTTCTGTAGTAAATTTTATAGAACCAGTAATATTTATAGTATATAAATAAAATTGAGGGCAATATCCTTCAAAAATAGGTTTTTCTCTTCCACCTTCAGCTACAGTTAAAATATATACATCTGCTTGAAAAATTGAATGAAGAGTCATTGTTGAAGGTTTAGCTAAAATCATACCACGTTTTACATCTGTTTTTTGTATTCCTCTTAATAAAATACCTACATTATCTCCAGCTTCACCTAATTCTAAAGTTTTTTGAAACATTTCTAGACCTATAATTACTACATTTTTAGAGATATTAAATCCAAGTAAAGTTACTGTATCACCTAATTTAATACATCCTCTTTCAATTTTACCTGTAACTACAGTACCTCTACCTGTAATTGAAAAAATATCTTCAATAGCTAATAAGAAAGGTTTATCTAAATCTCTTTTTGGTAAAGGAATATAAGAATCTAAAGCTGTTAATAATTCATAAATTTTATTTATCCATATATTTGTTGTTGAAGTATTAGAAGAATCTAAAGCTTTTAAAGCTGAACCAGTAATAACAGGTGTTGTATCTGAAGAAAAATTATATTTATCTAATAATTCACGAGTTTCTAATTCTACTAATTCTAAAATTTCATTATCATCTATTAAATCAATTTTATTTAAGAAAACAATAATATTAGAAATTCCTATTTGTTTAGCTAATAATAAATGTTCTTTAGTTTGTGGCATTGGTCCATCTACAGCTGATACAACTAAAATTGCTCCATCCATTTGTGCAGCTCCAGTAATCATATTCTTAATATAATCAGCATGTCCAGGACAATCTATATGAGCGTAATGTCTTGTATTAGTTTCATATTCAATATGTGAAGTTTTAATTGTAATTCCTCTAGCAATTTCCTCAGGAGCACAATCAATTTCATTATAAGTTTTAACTTTTGCTTGATTTTGTTTAGCTAATACATAAGTAATAGCTGCTGTTAAAGTAGTTTTTCCATGATCTACATGTCCAATTGTTCCTATATTTATATGAGGTTTTTGTTTTTTAAAAATTTCTTTAGCCATATTACAATATTTTAAATTATTAATTAAATTAATACTTTTGACTTACCTTATTTTTTATATGTAAGATAAATAAGGATTCTATTTATTAAAGCTTTTTTACTATAATTATATTTTAATTGATAAGCTTTACCTTGTTGTTTTAATATATTATCACATTCTAAATATAATTTTTTATATAATGCTATTTTATTTTTTGAATTATTTTTTACTGCTTTAATTAATCATAAAATAGCTTTAAATAGTGCTTTTTTATATATAATTGGTTGTGGGACTTGATAAATAGATAAATTAATTTTTTTCATTTTAAAAGTAAAAAATACCATCAATTTTAAAATTATTTTTTCTAAAAGTGATAAATAATTTTTATTTTTTTTTTTAAATAAAATTAAAAAATTTAAAATTAAATTTCCAGTTTGTTGTTTTTTACCAGAAATTAATAATTTTTGAATTAAATGAAAAATTATAAATTGTTTTTGATAAAAATAAATCATTTTAAATATTAAAAAAATTATATTTTTTTTTTTGTACCATATTTAGATCTACTTGATTTTCTATTTACTACTCCTATAGTATCTAAAACACCTCTAATTACTTTATATTTAATTCCAGGTAAATCTTGAACTCTTCCTTTTCTTATTAAAACAAAATTATGATCTTGTAGCGCATGCCCTTCACCAGGAATATAAGCTAAAATTTCTTTTTTATTTTTAAGTCTTATTTTAGCTATTTTTCGTAAAGCTGAATTAGGTTTTTTTGGTGTTCTAGTAAAAACTTTTATACATAAACCTTTAATTTGTGGTTTAGTAGAAAAATTAGAATATTGTTTTTTTTTCTTTACACGTGACTTTTTTAATAATTGGTTAATAGTTATCATTATAATATTAATGTTTTTTTCTTTTTTTTGCAGAACATCCATTAAAAGAACTTTGTGTTAAATCTGTTATAGATAATAATTTTAAGTGATTACGCTGTTCAGTTAAAAAGGTTAAAATAGTTGTTAATATTATTTTTCTATATAATCCTATTCCTTTCATAATAATATGAAGAAATTTAATTTTTAAATTTATAATTAATAATAAAATTTTAGTAACTATAAAACTACAAGCAAATGCTGTTTCTTTTTTTCTATTCTTAAACCCAAATTTTCCGCATGAATAAGTATTTAGAATACGTTGGTTTTTATTTAAAACTAATCTATTAGTATTAAACAATAAATTATTTTGTAATAAAGATAAAAAAGTATTTTTACCTGTAGATTTAATATATAAAGTAAATATTTTATTAATCATTATTAATTTATTTTTGACGTTGATTATGTTTTAAATTATTACATTTTATCATTTTCTTTTTTTTATAAGATTTTTTTTTACAATTTAAACAAAAATATTTTAAAGAAGATCGAATTTTCATTTTAAAATTTTTAATTAATTAAATCACTTAATATCCTTATAAAAAAATTAATTAAAGTGTATTTAGTAGTACGTTTAAATATTTTAATAATTAAAGGATTATACCCTAATAATTCTAAAAAAACTTGTACTAAAAAAGAAACTTGTATTCCATAAAAATTTGGTTTATATAAAATAAAACATTTAATTTTATTAATATTATTTGAATAAAAAAATAATTTTTCTAAAATAATATAAAAAAAATATATTTTTTTAAAAGCAAAAAAACGAGCTTTATTTATAGCATCTTGTAAATAAAAATCTTTAGAAATACCTATACCTATCCAAGCATTTTTTGCACCTATTAAAAGTAATACCTTAAATCTTTTAATACGTCCTTTTTGTTTTGTTTTAGATATTTTTTTTATTTCTATTATTTTTTGTAAAATTTTATTATATTTATTTGTTTTATGAAAAAATAATAAAAATAAATTATAATTAAATACTAATAATATTTTAATTATATAAATATAATATAAAGATAATTTTTTTTTAATTTTAAAAACTAATTTAGAAGAATTATTTATATGAAATTGTAATAATTTAATAATATTTAAATTTAATAAAAATAAAAAAATATTTATTAAAATTCAATAAGTTTTTTTCTTAAAAAAGAAATATTTATAAAAAATAAAATCTTTTAAAACATATAAATAAAATAAGAAAATATAAAGCTGTTTAATTAATTTATTAAATATTTTATCTTTATTATATTGAAAAGTTTTTTTAATGGATTTATTAAAATTTAGAATAAAAAAAGTATTTTTAATAAACATCATAAATATAATTTTATAAATATTATATTATTTTTTTATAATTTTTAATTTATTTGTTTTTAAATATTCATATATATTTCTAATCCCATTTTTATTATAATTATTATGCATTCTAAATAATTTAATAATAGAACTAAAAATTCCTAACATACTTTTATTCATACTTTTTAAAATAAGATTATTAATAGTTTCAATTTGTATGTATATATCATTCATATTTAAAAATTTAAATTTAATAATATGACTAAAATTTAGCATTAAAATTAAAATATTTTTTAAATATAAAATTTTATATCCAACTCCATTTAAATGTAATTTTAAAAAAAATCATATATTTAAAGTTTTTTCAGCTGAAGAAAATAAATTTTGTATAATATTTAATTCAGAAAAAAAACTAATTAATAAAAATTTAAATCTTAAAAAAGGAAAAAAGTATGTATTTTTATATAAAAAAATAAATTTAATATTAGAAAAT
It encodes:
- a CDS encoding orf D (encoded by transcript BESB_086350) — encoded protein: MIIIYSKNKNYIAQQILKTLKKHYISNKKKKEIKYKYFNIKLTYIYSNILFMLISFFMFFWIIKQFYLIKFIY
- a CDS encoding putative ORF C (encoded by transcript BESB_086360); translation: MLKKIKFFYKKTTHFISKSYKHKKIGFYIIKKKIYIFKVKKFLQNIKIGNFFTKKICYRLLYCLKKLYNNYI
- a CDS encoding putative chaperone clp (encoded by transcript BESB_086370) — translated: MNIITSIPNFSFKCTKEVINILFYSKILTSLFKNIYITFFHIICSLILQSNLFNIIIGKKNLLKFLQLYIKTNFKQAKLSSNILFSYTLVNFLNKLNTSYTINTWNLSKYLLQHKFILFKYIAIYLFKINSYKFNLINNIIFKFKNKSINNLHFNNLIKILQNKSNFYNIINRKKDCLYLYEILNRKITRNPILLGEFGIGKNSIIKKFISFIDKFKLKFNNISKNLWLFNIINFLKYIKTNTTYIKNFFKFIEENNNIILVCPQIDLLFNIYYNNTNLYQNLESYSLLIKFFNYIKQNKLQLIGLSNNIIDIEKKYTTNQELNFLFEKIHIKELSNKEIFKILLKKSNLFEKYYNCFISFKILKSILYYSQTYIKQHKTLLKSIWLLDNACSKMSINQKFTVVKTNKNLTVSDIQKSLVKLINLSTNLLFNKTSKKTNFDILALKKNLQKSLFGQPLAISKILIPLKRVFTGLKQTNKPIGSWLLCGPSGTGKTELAKLLAKFLFGSETDLIRFDMSEFMEKHSLSKLIGAPPGYVGYGKSGLLTEAIAKKPFAVLLFDEIEKAHKDINNIMLQLLDDGKLTDSLGKCVDFSNTLIFFTSNLGFPTNSYELKFLKSGEQLSKENYKILSNKVQSAIQNYFKPEFLNRLDDIIIFKPLNINFLKYIINKFLKNIHLKLYNNQIPIFLDIDPTLKTLLAKLAYHPLYGARPLKRLLELIIEKPISDLLINFSFNRIIIFSIFLNKKTFNINYSLKYL
- a CDS encoding orf E (encoded by transcript BESB_086380), whose amino-acid sequence is MLFKKYIFLTKLFFTLNKSNKKKLYFNFNFFKKIYSKYFFQQLSNNYFIFYSFPFDFQKIQLQKNFSICIKKKFKNNLLNLNFIRFKKKNYIFYNFYMNFLHFNL
- a CDS encoding orf F (encoded by transcript BESB_086390): MICLNLLKFQTILKKYFIKPSYNKNKNFICKKYLKKIIIKYYYFGFLSYKAINYIILS
- a CDS encoding putative ribosomal protein L11 (encoded by transcript BESB_086400), whose product is MAKFKLKIIKLILHTELTSFFSSLSSILGPIGINVNFFCQEYNKRVKFKKNIFLPLHIIIYNDKSYTLKFNTIYTSFFFNTKLKKIFEKNNKKFLIKKFSFLKQIQLFPKSNIDICKTVKATLNSFYHIN
- a CDS encoding putative elongation factor tu, apicoplast (encoded by transcript BESB_086410), which codes for MAKEIFKKQKPHINIGTIGHVDHGKTTLTAAITYVLAKQNQAKVKTYNEIDCAPEEIARGITIKTSHIEYETNTRHYAHIDCPGHADYIKNMITGAAQMDGAILVVSAVDGPMPQTKEHLLLAKQIGISNIIVFLNKIDLIDDNEILELVELETRELLDKYNFSSDTTPVITGSALKALDSSNTSTTNIWINKIYELLTALDSYIPLPKRDLDKPFLLAIEDIFSITGRGTVVTGKIERGCIKLGDTVTLLGFNISKNVVIIGLEMFQKTLELGEAGDNVGILLRGIQKTDVKRGMILAKPSTMTLHSIFQADVYILTVAEGGREKPIFEGYCPQFYLYTINITGSIKFTTETKETNTKMILPGDRVKLTVTLIYSIAIEKGIRFAIREGGRTIGAGIITDIIK
- a CDS encoding ribosomal protein S7 (encoded by transcript BESB_086420) is translated as MIYFYQKQFIIFHLIQKLLISGKKQQTGNLILNFLILFKKKNKNYLSLLEKIILKLMVFFTFKMKKINLSIYQVPQPIIYKKALFKAILWLIKAVKNNSKNKIALYKKLYLECDNILKQQGKAYQLKYNYSKKALINRILIYLTYKK
- a CDS encoding ribosomal protein S12 (encoded by transcript BESB_086430) produces the protein MITINQLLKKSRVKKKKQYSNFSTKPQIKGLCIKVFTRTPKKPNSALRKIAKIRLKNKKEILAYIPGEGHALQDHNFVLIRKGRVQDLPGIKYKVIRGVLDTIGVVNRKSSRSKYGTKKKI
- a CDS encoding ribosomal protein S11 (encoded by transcript BESB_086440), yielding MINKIFTLYIKSTGKNTFLSLLQNNLLFNTNRLVLNKNQRILNTYSCGKFGFKNRKKETAFACSFIVTKILLLIINLKIKFLHIIMKGIGLYRKIILTTILTFLTEQRNHLKLLSITDLTQSSFNGCSAKKRKKH
- a CDS encoding ribosomal protein L36 (encoded by transcript BESB_086450), whose product is MKIRSSLKYFCLNCKKKSYKKKKMIKCNNLKHNQRQK
- a CDS encoding putative ribosomal protein S5 (encoded by transcript BESB_086460), producing MMFIKNTFFILNFNKSIKKTFQYNKDKIFNKLIKQLYIFLFYLYVLKDFIFYKYFFFKKKTYWILINIFLFLLNLNIIKLLQFHINNSSKLVFKIKKKLSLYYIYIIKILLVFNYNLFLLFFHKTNKYNKILQKIIEIKKISKTKQKGRIKRFKVLLLIGAKNAWIGIGISKDFYLQDAINKARFFAFKKIYFFYIILEKLFFYSNNINKIKCFILYKPNFYGIQVSFLVQVFLELLGYNPLIIKIFKRTTKYTLINFFIRILSDLIN
- a CDS encoding putative ribosomal protein L6 (encoded by transcript BESB_086470); translation: MKIFKILHNTFYKKNYISYFWIWDNKTKTNRLILIFSNIKFIFLYKNTYFFPFLRFKFLLISFFSELNIIQNLFSSAEKTLNIWFFLKLHLNGVGYKILYLKNILILMLNFSHIIKFKFLNMNDIYIQIETINNLILKSMNKSMLGIFSSIIKLFRMHNNYNKNGIRNIYEYLKTNKLKIIKK